In one Lolium rigidum isolate FL_2022 chromosome 3, APGP_CSIRO_Lrig_0.1, whole genome shotgun sequence genomic region, the following are encoded:
- the LOC124699602 gene encoding glycerophosphodiester phosphodiesterase GDPD4-like isoform X2 — MRGLIGLGRQPPPLPLFPAAKRASPYATLPRSLRRCLPASRLLRLLFLLAALSLVAPVFFHLRLRCFHRMRERTCGWIASPPMVCAHGGDSANAFPNSMDAFRMALDARVDCVEVDVSRSSDGTLFALHDRDLQRMSGNSTAKVGHWSAHEIKALSTKFQLSRTVQNQEVPKVEDALALIAQSARQVILDIKVGPPSFDKDQENKLHKLCNLVKK; from the exons ATGAGAGGGCTCATCGGGCTCggccggcagccgccgccgctccccctTTTCCCCGCCGCCAAGAGGGCCTCGCCGTATGCCACCCTCCCCCGCAGCCTCCGCCGCTGCCTACCGGccagccgcctcctccgcctgctcttcctcctcgccgccctctcgcTCGTCGCCCCGGTCTtcttccacctccgcctccgctgcTTCCACCGC ATGCGCGAGAGGACTTGCGGGTGGATCGCGAGCCCGCCGATGGTGTGCGCGCACGGCGGCGACTCGGCAAACGCATTCCCCAACTCG ATGGACGCCTTCAGGATGGCTTTGGACGCCCGCGTAGACTGCGTGGAGGTGGATGTGTCGAGGTCCTCGGATGGCACCCTCTTCGCCCTCCATGACAG GGATCTGCAAAGAATGTCTGGTAATTCTACAGCAAAAGTTGGCCACTGGAGCGCTCACGAG ATAAAAGCATTGTCCACAAAGTTTCAGCTATCAAGAACAGTTCAAAACCAGGAAGTTCCCAAAGTAGAAGATGCTCTCGCG TTGATAGCGCAATCTGCAAGACAAGTGATTCTGGATATCAAAGTTGGGCCTCCTTCATTTGACAAAG ATCAAGAGAACAAACTGCACAAATTGTGTAATCTGGTCAAAAAGTGA
- the LOC124699602 gene encoding glycerophosphodiester phosphodiesterase GDPD4-like isoform X1: MRGLIGLGRQPPPLPLFPAAKRASPYATLPRSLRRCLPASRLLRLLFLLAALSLVAPVFFHLRLRCFHRMRERTCGWIASPPMVCAHGGDSANAFPNSMDAFRMALDARVDCVEVDVSRSSDGTLFALHDRDLQRMSGNSTAKVGHWSAHEIKALSTKFQLSRTVQNQEVPKVEDALALIAQSARQVILDIKVGPPSFDKGLLKMYCPLSREQTAQIV, encoded by the exons ATGAGAGGGCTCATCGGGCTCggccggcagccgccgccgctccccctTTTCCCCGCCGCCAAGAGGGCCTCGCCGTATGCCACCCTCCCCCGCAGCCTCCGCCGCTGCCTACCGGccagccgcctcctccgcctgctcttcctcctcgccgccctctcgcTCGTCGCCCCGGTCTtcttccacctccgcctccgctgcTTCCACCGC ATGCGCGAGAGGACTTGCGGGTGGATCGCGAGCCCGCCGATGGTGTGCGCGCACGGCGGCGACTCGGCAAACGCATTCCCCAACTCG ATGGACGCCTTCAGGATGGCTTTGGACGCCCGCGTAGACTGCGTGGAGGTGGATGTGTCGAGGTCCTCGGATGGCACCCTCTTCGCCCTCCATGACAG GGATCTGCAAAGAATGTCTGGTAATTCTACAGCAAAAGTTGGCCACTGGAGCGCTCACGAG ATAAAAGCATTGTCCACAAAGTTTCAGCTATCAAGAACAGTTCAAAACCAGGAAGTTCCCAAAGTAGAAGATGCTCTCGCG TTGATAGCGCAATCTGCAAGACAAGTGATTCTGGATATCAAAGTTGGGCCTCCTTCATTTGACAAAGGTTTGCTGAAGATGTACTGTCCATT ATCAAGAGAACAAACTGCACAAATTGTGTAA